CTTTTTTTAACAAAACTCCACTGATTTTTGTTATAATTAAGTAGTATGTTTCTACTTTAATTGCGCTGAACGTAATTAGGAAAGGATAATTCAATGCCGATCATTGCTAAAGATTTATGGAATCAAGCTTTAATTAAAATTGCCAAAGAAATTCCGGAAATTACTTTTAAAACGTGGATTGCTCCGCTAAAAGCTGTTTCCTGTGAAGGCGACACTTTTGTTTTAGAAGCTCCTAATGAATTTAATCGTGATCAAGTTAAGCAGTATGAAGCTTTCTTCCGTAATGCTTTAATGTCAATAGTTCCTGTACAATTTCATATTAAATTAACATATGAAGGTGCAGAAACTCCGACAAAGAACACTTTTTCTCTGCCACAGACCTCAATTGAGGGAAATATTAATCCTGCCTTTACTTTCGATAATTTTATCGTAGGCTCAAGTAATGCACATGCCCATGCAGCATGTGTCTCAGTTGCGCAAAACAGTCGTGTTTTCAATCCCCTATTTTTATACGGCGGTTCAGGATTGGGAAAAACACATTTACTTCATGCCATAGGAAATTACGTAAAGCAACATCAACCTGAAAAACATATTATTTATGTTCCCTGTGAGCAATTTGTCAATGAATTTATTCGTACTATCAGAGAAAATTCATATGATTCTTTTCGTCAAAAATACCGTAATTGTGATATGTTATTAATTGATGATATTCAATTTATAGAATCAAAAGAACAGATGCAAATTGAATTTTTCAGCACTTTTAATGCTCTGACAGAAAATGGTAGTAACATAATTATGACTTGTGATAAACCTCCACACAGTTTATCAAGTTTGGAAGAACGATTGCGTACGCGTTTTGCCAGTGGGGTAATTGTTGACATAAACATTCCTAATTTTGAAACCAGAGTGGCTATTTTACAAAAAAGAGCCGAATTTTTGAATATTCAGGTATCATACGATATTTTAGAATATATTGCTCACAATTTTGTTTCAAGTATTCGTGAATTAGAGGGAGCCTTTACGACAGTAATAAGCTACAGTTATATTTCAGGTAAACTTGATTTATCAGTTGCTAAAGCTGCTTTAAACAATTTAATTTCGCCTTCTAAACGCAAAAGTATGACCCCTGAAACGATAATACCAATCGTGGCCAGATATTTTAATTTCACTGAAGACGAGATTAAATCAAAAAACAAAAATAAAGATTTAGCTATTGCTCGACAAGTCACAATGTATTTGTTAACTAAACATAGCGATCTTACATACGAACAAATAGGCAAAATTATCGGCGGTAAACATCATTCTACCGTAATGTACGGTTTCAATAAAATTAATGATGAAATTAAAGGAGGAAATCAAACAATAATATCAGCAGTAAATGATCTGAATCAACGCATTTTAGGTGGTTAAGACAATTTATCCACATTGCTTGTGGATAAGCTGATAAAATCTTTGTTAATAACTCTTATATTACAGCTCAATTAACACTATAAACATTTGCTTAACAAAAATATCAGCAAATTATTATCAGTTATCAACAGCAAATGACATCAAAAAAAGCTATAATATAAGAGTTGAGACAACTTATTGCA
This is a stretch of genomic DNA from Mageeibacillus indolicus UPII9-5. It encodes these proteins:
- the dnaA gene encoding chromosomal replication initiator protein DnaA, giving the protein MPIIAKDLWNQALIKIAKEIPEITFKTWIAPLKAVSCEGDTFVLEAPNEFNRDQVKQYEAFFRNALMSIVPVQFHIKLTYEGAETPTKNTFSLPQTSIEGNINPAFTFDNFIVGSSNAHAHAACVSVAQNSRVFNPLFLYGGSGLGKTHLLHAIGNYVKQHQPEKHIIYVPCEQFVNEFIRTIRENSYDSFRQKYRNCDMLLIDDIQFIESKEQMQIEFFSTFNALTENGSNIIMTCDKPPHSLSSLEERLRTRFASGVIVDINIPNFETRVAILQKRAEFLNIQVSYDILEYIAHNFVSSIRELEGAFTTVISYSYISGKLDLSVAKAALNNLISPSKRKSMTPETIIPIVARYFNFTEDEIKSKNKNKDLAIARQVTMYLLTKHSDLTYEQIGKIIGGKHHSTVMYGFNKINDEIKGGNQTIISAVNDLNQRILGG